The Schistosoma haematobium chromosome 7, whole genome shotgun sequence genome contains a region encoding:
- the ELOVL7_1 gene encoding Elongation of very long chain fatty acids protein 7 (EggNog:ENOG41KOG3071~COG:I) has product MMNIFEWLSKGLLPPKPDPRLDTFPLMSSWTPTALITLTYVIGVYAWKAECLKRHKNQLKNKEEFNSMMKNTKTSSNNMIKQLMILYNVIMVIYSAVISFSTMWAVYNLGYGLGCAELPDPNDKRTDILVWVGYFFYVSKLVELLDTVFFLWRGKVDQVTFLHVFHHATMPPSIWWGVKYAPGGMTFMFPLINCLIHVAMYTYYGLAAAGANRYLWWKNYLTLAQMIQFIIFIFHQGQIFLQSTPCNYPKIFPAAIVLYATVFLILFSNFYIKAYWHKQRLAKSLEKRQQQQQQQQQQNVHFIDTIQHNGGQLFHEKNGTIKQMNDYDKSYINKSTLHKID; this is encoded by the exons atgatGAACATTTTCGAATGGTTATCAAAAGGATTGTTACCACCGAAACCAGATCCTAGACTGGATACATTTCCTTTAATGTCTTCATGGACTCCTACAGCTTTAATTACATTAACTTATGTTATTGGAGTATATGCATGGAAAGCTGAATGTTTGAAAAGACATAAAAATCAACTTAAAAACAAAGAGGAGTTTAATTCTATGATGAAAAATACTAAAACATCATCGAATAACATGATTAAACAACTTATGATTCTATATAATGTGATAATGGTTATCTACTCTGCTGTTATCTCATTCAGCACTATGTGGGCTGTATATAATTTGGGTTATGGATTAGGTTGTGCAGAACTACCAGATCCTAATGATAAAAGAACTGATATACTTGTATGGGTTGGATATTTTTTCTATGTTTCTAAACTTGTAGAATTGTTAGATACTGTTTTTTTCTTATGGCGAGGTAAAGTTGATCAAGTCACATTTCTACATGTATTTCATCATGCAACTATGCCACCATCAATTTGGTGGGGAGTAAAATATGCACCGG GTGGTATGACATTTATGTTTCCATTGATCAATTGTTTAATTCATGTTGCTATGTATACTTATTATGGATTAGCAGCTGCTGGTGCAAATCGTTATTTATGGTGGAAAAATTATTTAACGTTAGCTCAAatgattcaatttattatttttatctttcATCAAGGTCAAATCTTTCTACAATCTACACCATGTAATTATCCTAAAATATTCCCAGCTGCTATTGTATTATATGCTACagtatttttaatattattctcTAATTTCTATATTAAAGCTTATTGGCATAAACAACGATTGGCTAAAAGTTTAGAGAAACGTcaacagcagcagcaacaacaacaacaacagaatgtTCATTTCATTGACACAATACAACATAATGGTGGACAATTGTTTCATGAGAAGAATGGTACcattaaacaaatgaatgattATGATAAATCTTATATAAATAAGTCAACATTACATAAAATTGATTAA
- the ELOVL7_1 gene encoding Elongation of very long chain fatty acids protein 7, variant 2 (EggNog:ENOG41KOG3071~COG:I): MMNIFEWLSKGLLPPKPDPRLDTFPLMSSWTPTALITLTYVIGVYAWKAECLKRHKNQLKNKEEFNSMMKNTKTSSNNMIKQLMILYNVIMVIYSAVISFSTMWAVYNLGYGLGCAELPDPNDKRTDILNC, translated from the exons atgatGAACATTTTCGAATGGTTATCAAAAGGATTGTTACCACCGAAACCAGATCCTAGACTGGATACATTTCCTTTAATGTCTTCATGGACTCCTACAGCTTTAATTACATTAACTTATGTTATTGGAGTATATGCATGGAAAGCTGAATGTTTGAAAAGACATAAAAATCAACTTAAAAACAAAGAGGAGTTTAATTCTATGATGAAAAATACTAAAACATCATCGAATAACATGATTAAACAACTTATGATTCTATATAATGTGATAATGGTTATCTACTCTGCTGTTATCTCATTCAGCACTATGTGGGCTGTATATAATTTGGGTTATGGATTAGGTTGTGCAGAACTACCAGATCCTAATGATAAAAGAACTGATATACTT AATTGTTAG